In Calditrichota bacterium, one genomic interval encodes:
- a CDS encoding SOS response-associated peptidase: MCTRIAFFSQADLARLLPGLIDSLPVEERFNVAPSQHLKVVLNVGQRELVEARWGLIPHWAKDPSIAQKLINARSETIGEKPSFRLAVRRQRCLIWVSGFYEWTSLPGRKGRCPLFFTLKSGDPFAFAGLWNRWKAPDDDQPLLTATIVTTSANALIGLYHNRMPVIVPPSRYEEWLTPEECDPQDFASLFQPYPPGEMQVRFVSTMVNNPRNDRREVLEEA; this comes from the coding sequence ATGTGCACCCGCATAGCCTTCTTCAGTCAGGCTGATCTGGCGCGACTGTTGCCGGGGCTGATCGACTCACTGCCGGTCGAAGAGCGTTTCAACGTTGCGCCATCGCAGCACTTGAAGGTCGTCCTGAACGTCGGACAACGGGAACTGGTCGAAGCGCGCTGGGGTTTAATACCCCATTGGGCCAAGGACCCGTCGATAGCCCAAAAACTGATAAACGCCCGGTCGGAGACGATTGGCGAAAAGCCGTCGTTTCGGCTGGCAGTGCGGCGCCAAAGGTGCTTGATCTGGGTGAGCGGGTTCTATGAGTGGACTTCGCTGCCCGGCCGCAAGGGGCGCTGCCCGCTGTTCTTCACCCTTAAAAGCGGCGATCCATTTGCCTTTGCCGGACTTTGGAACCGGTGGAAAGCGCCCGACGATGACCAACCGCTGCTGACAGCGACAATCGTCACAACTTCGGCGAACGCATTGATAGGCCTCTATCATAACCGCATGCCGGTCATAGTTCCGCCGTCGCGTTATGAGGAGTGGCTCACCCCGGAAGAGTGCGATCCGCAGGACTTCGCATCGCTCTTTCAACCCTATCCACCGGGTGAGATGCAGGTGCGATTCGTCTCAACGATGGTCAACAATCCCCGAAACGACCGGCGGGAGGTGCTCGAGGAGGCATGA
- a CDS encoding acyl-CoA dehydrogenase — protein MDYFLTEEQQALRDLTRRIALEKIRPVAAKHDLEGTFPWEIVEEYRKAGLFGVYIPEEWGGTGGGVLDLVIVSEELSRICGGISLALSATALGTFPILLSANNEQKNRYLPDLVTGAKLAGFGLTEPGAGSDAGSIQTRAVRKGDRYILNGTKHFITNGSVAKVYTVIASTDPTKGTRGASAFILEDGFKGLSYGKIEDKMGIRASKTSELVMEDCEVPIENRIGREGEGFIVAMRTLDRSRPGVAAQALGIAQGAYDLAVDYATKRIQFGKSIASFQAIQFMLADMATQIEASRALIYAVSRMIDNGNEKVARESAMCKIMASDTAMKVTTDAVQIFGGYGFMRDYPIEKFMRDAKITQIYEGTNQILRSVIGRAILKDG, from the coding sequence ATGGATTACTTTCTAACCGAAGAACAACAGGCTCTGCGTGATTTGACGCGACGTATCGCACTGGAGAAGATTCGCCCGGTCGCGGCCAAGCATGACCTCGAAGGAACCTTCCCCTGGGAGATCGTAGAAGAGTACCGCAAGGCCGGGCTATTCGGTGTCTATATTCCCGAGGAGTGGGGCGGCACCGGCGGCGGGGTCCTCGACCTCGTGATCGTATCGGAGGAACTTTCCCGCATTTGCGGCGGCATCTCGCTGGCGCTTTCGGCGACCGCGCTCGGAACCTTCCCGATCCTGCTCTCGGCCAACAACGAGCAGAAAAATCGCTACCTCCCCGACCTCGTAACCGGCGCCAAACTGGCAGGTTTCGGTCTGACCGAACCGGGCGCGGGCAGCGATGCCGGCTCGATCCAGACTCGCGCGGTTCGCAAAGGCGATCGCTACATCCTGAACGGCACCAAGCACTTCATCACCAACGGCTCGGTGGCCAAGGTCTATACCGTCATTGCTTCGACGGATCCGACCAAAGGCACCCGCGGCGCCTCGGCATTCATTCTTGAGGACGGCTTCAAGGGCCTCTCCTATGGCAAGATCGAAGACAAAATGGGCATCCGCGCCTCGAAGACCAGCGAACTGGTGATGGAAGATTGTGAAGTCCCCATCGAAAACCGTATCGGACGCGAGGGCGAAGGCTTCATCGTCGCGATGCGGACGCTGGACCGGAGCCGTCCCGGAGTCGCGGCGCAAGCCCTCGGCATCGCCCAGGGTGCTTATGACCTCGCCGTTGACTATGCCACCAAGCGGATCCAATTCGGCAAGTCGATTGCCTCGTTCCAAGCAATTCAGTTCATGCTCGCGGATATGGCAACTCAGATTGAAGCTTCGCGCGCGCTCATATATGCCGTCTCCCGGATGATCGACAACGGCAACGAAAAGGTCGCTCGCGAGTCGGCGATGTGCAAGATCATGGCTTCGGACACTGCCATGAAGGTGACCACCGACGCCGTGCAGATCTTCGGCGGATACGGCTTCATGCGCGACTACCCCATCGAGAAGTTTATGCGCGACGCCAAGATCACCCAGATCTACGAAGGCACCAACCAAATCCTGCGCTCGGTTATCGGACGGGCTATCCTGAAGGATGGCTGA